The sequence ACAAGCTGCGCACTGGTAGATGGTGGCTGGTACCGTTCTGGGCGAAGGAAATGCCAAAGGGACAGATGTTCAACGCTCGTATCGAAAGCGTCGACACAACGCCGGCATACCGTGACGCCTTCAAATCAAAGCGTTGCCTGATCCCGGCCGACGGCTATTACGAATGGACGATATCGCCCGCCGACGGCAAGAAGGATCCGTGGTTCATCTTCCAACCCGATCACGCGCCATTCTCGTTCGCAGGCCTATGGGCCCACAATTCGAATCTCGAAATCACCAGTTGCACGATAATCACAGAACCGTCGGCGGCGCCGGTCAACCAAGTCCATGATCGCCAGCCCCTCATCCTAGACCCGGCCTACTATGACGCCTGGCTTGACCCCAAGACGCCTGGTAGCGGCCTGAAGGACATCCTCAGCCACGACGTCGACGGGCAGTTGCAGTTCTACCGCGTTGGCCGTGACGTCAACGCCGCCGCCATCAACAAGCAGCCCAACGATCATGCCGGGCTCATTGAGCCGATCAAGCTGCTATGAGCGACGAACCGATCAAGCTTGCCGAAGGCATGACAGCATTTCCACACGAGCGCGCCAGGATCGAAAATCATGTCTGTGAGTTTCTGGATGCGCCAAGCGCGCACCGTTTGGTTTTGCCCGGCCGAGAAAGCCATCGCATTGGTATTGCTTCGAACACCGCGAGCATGGCGATCGGCGCCTTTGAAGGAGGAAGACCATGCCAGATAGACCACCGTACATGCCGACCGGCATTGGGATGGGCATGTTGATTGACGACGAGACCAAGGTGGGAGTTCTGATATTCGAGACGGCAGAAGGTAACTTCGACTTCGCCATCAATTTGCAGGCGGTCGAAGTTCTGACCAAGGCGCTCAACAAGATCGAACTGGAGCTGCGCTCCGGTAAGACGCACTGAATGTCGGATCACGTCCTTCCCGGCCAGAAGAAACCGAAGCTGATCGTCGTCGTGGCGTTCGACCGCGACGAAGATGGCGAGTTGTTCACGGCGTATGGTCCGACTGATCAGCAGAGCGAAGAGCGCGCCATCCGCACCGCTATGGCGCTTGCTGGGCAACATGTCGGCGTCATAGCTTGGTGCCGTGACGCCGATCCGGCGTTGGGTGATTATGGGCCACCGACAGTGCTATTTGCCGGCGGCGAAGTATTCGTGCGGTAGAGGCTGTCGACCTCCTCATCGATCTCGCCCCGCTTAATGCCGAGTGCCTTGGCGTCGGCGATGAGCTTGTGCGTAAGTTCGTCTACCGAGATGGCATCTGCGTTCGTCGTCTCGGGGACGTTGTTGGCGATCCATTGGTCGAGGAAGTTGATTCCGCGCGAGCTCATG is a genomic window of Mesorhizobium huakuii containing:
- a CDS encoding SOS response-associated peptidase — its product is MCGRYTRYLSWSEIHRLYRLTAPAEIGRNDAPRYNIAPTDEVPFITAGEDGNHKLRTGRWWLVPFWAKEMPKGQMFNARIESVDTTPAYRDAFKSKRCLIPADGYYEWTISPADGKKDPWFIFQPDHAPFSFAGLWAHNSNLEITSCTIITEPSAAPVNQVHDRQPLILDPAYYDAWLDPKTPGSGLKDILSHDVDGQLQFYRVGRDVNAAAINKQPNDHAGLIEPIKLL
- a CDS encoding DUF768 domain-containing protein: MSSRGINFLDQWIANNVPETTNADAISVDELTHKLIADAKALGIKRGEIDEEVDSLYRTNTSPPANSTVGGP